The Leptolyngbya sp. 'hensonii' DNA segment CAAACAATACTGCTGGAACGACTCCCACCGCACCTGCGGGCAGTATTCCCTGGCCTGTCTGGCTGGGGTCGTTGCCGATCGCGGGAGGGTTTTTCTGGTGGCTGTTGAAAACACAGAGAACGGCTGCTCCAACCTCGAAGCGTCCATCCGATCTGCCAACCGGGAACAAGGCTCCGTTGCCTGGGGCAGGGGCAACTCCCGCGGCTCCCCCAGAATTGCTCCAGGTCTCTCCGCCTCCATCTGTTGTCGTAGAAAGGGTCCCTGCTCCGGAGAGCATCCCCCCAAGCCCAGTCGTGGATGTTGTGCAGACCTCACTAGGGGACTCCCCTGCTGATACTGTTCCTGCTCCTGCGCTCACATCCTCCCCTGAGGTGATGGAGCCAGAACCATCGCTTCCAAATGGCATTCTGGAGAGTCCAACTCTTCCGGCCTCTACTCCTGCTGCTGTTCCAGTGACCAGCTTTGTCACCGCAACCTCTCTGGAACTGGCTCAATCTGGTGTGGAGGCGACCAAGTTTGATGTGGGTCAGACGGACCTGGCTAGTGAAAGTCTGGCCTCTGTGGATGAGGGATTGCCTGAACTGCCGGATGGGTATGGGGTGAGTCGGATTGTACTGATGCCCCGTGATCCTCAGTGGGCCTATGCCTATTGGGATGTCTCGAATGAGCATAAACAAGCTCTGCGACAACAGGGCGGCTTCCGGTTGGCGCTGCGCTTCTACGATGTCACGGATGTTGATATTACGCTCCAGAACCCCCATAGCCTGCAGCAATATGACTGTGATGAGATGGCACGAGATTGGTATTTGCCTGTACCAGTCAGCGATCGTGACTATATTGTGGAAATTGGGTATCTGGCTGGGGATGGGCGCTGGCTCCTGCTGGCTCGATCGGGATCAGTTCGGATCCCGCCTGTCTATCCTTCAGATTGGTTCCATGATCAGTTTCTCACCCTGGACTGGAACGAAGATTTGCGGGGTAGAAACTTCTTTGACCTGGGTCTCCAGAGCACCTGGTCTTCCACAACAGGTCCCATTTATGATCAGATTTTTGATCTGGCTCAATCGACAGAGGCCCAGCGGGTAGCAGGGTCTCTCTATGGTTCCATGCAGCATGTGGCTGGTTCCATGCAGCAAATTCCGCTGGAATCTCTCAGTTCCTACATTTTTCCTTCTGGTATCGGATCCTGGGCCTTGCCGACAGTTTCTGGTCTCACCCTTTCTGGTGTCGGGTTTTCAGCTTCTGCGGCTCCGATCCGCCCCCGTCAGTTCTGGCTCGTGGCGGATGCTGAATTAATTGTGTATGGGGCTACGGAACCGGATGCCACAGTGACGATCGCGGGTCGCCCCATCCAGTTGAGCCCCGATGGGACATTCCGCTTCCAGATGGCCTTCCCAGATGGGCTAATTGACTATCCGATTCTAGCGGTTGCCATTGATGGTGAGCAAACGCGATCCATTCACATGCGCTTTACCCGCGAAACGCCCCACCGCCATACTAATGCTAAGGATGAAGCGACGGACGAGTGGCTGATTTGAACAAATCCGTTCCTTACAAGAGCAGGGGCGAGGTTCCTCGCCCCTGCCTCTCCTGAGTTTCTAACTTCTCAACCGGATTAAATTCATGTTCCTCAGGCTGGGCCTTACCGGAAATTACCGGGGTTCAACCGGGGACTGTTCCGCCGCATGGTGTTGCTACCTTGTAACATCGCGCCGGTGCCCCCATCCGCCGGGTCCAGGAAGGGCCGTAAGTTGATATTGCTGGAGCGGTTGCCGGTGTTAGCCC contains these protein-coding regions:
- a CDS encoding DUF4912 domain-containing protein; its protein translation is MSRKRISQVPSALLAALGAILLASLSEMGGQQRWADAHPEPVVNTMLLADANNTAGTTPTAPAGSIPWPVWLGSLPIAGGFFWWLLKTQRTAAPTSKRPSDLPTGNKAPLPGAGATPAAPPELLQVSPPPSVVVERVPAPESIPPSPVVDVVQTSLGDSPADTVPAPALTSSPEVMEPEPSLPNGILESPTLPASTPAAVPVTSFVTATSLELAQSGVEATKFDVGQTDLASESLASVDEGLPELPDGYGVSRIVLMPRDPQWAYAYWDVSNEHKQALRQQGGFRLALRFYDVTDVDITLQNPHSLQQYDCDEMARDWYLPVPVSDRDYIVEIGYLAGDGRWLLLARSGSVRIPPVYPSDWFHDQFLTLDWNEDLRGRNFFDLGLQSTWSSTTGPIYDQIFDLAQSTEAQRVAGSLYGSMQHVAGSMQQIPLESLSSYIFPSGIGSWALPTVSGLTLSGVGFSASAAPIRPRQFWLVADAELIVYGATEPDATVTIAGRPIQLSPDGTFRFQMAFPDGLIDYPILAVAIDGEQTRSIHMRFTRETPHRHTNAKDEATDEWLI